A window of the Psychrilyobacter piezotolerans genome harbors these coding sequences:
- the ilvN gene encoding acetolactate synthase small subunit: MREYQVLVIMKDIPGVLSKISGLFSKRGFNINGITSGVSERDGFFRMTISVIGNKKIIEQIKKQVAKLVDVVEVQIFDKERTIKRELILVKIKTDFKTRTELIEVAEIFKGKIIDISHESLIIELIGDLDKIDGFLRLVQKFEVLEISRTGITAMHRGEKQ; encoded by the coding sequence ATGAGAGAATACCAAGTTTTAGTTATTATGAAAGACATTCCAGGGGTATTGTCTAAAATTTCTGGATTATTTTCTAAAAGAGGTTTTAATATCAATGGAATTACTTCTGGAGTCAGTGAAAGAGATGGTTTTTTCAGAATGACTATCTCTGTTATAGGAAATAAAAAAATTATAGAACAAATTAAAAAACAGGTTGCAAAACTTGTGGATGTAGTGGAAGTACAGATTTTTGACAAGGAAAGAACCATCAAAAGAGAGCTGATTTTAGTCAAAATAAAAACCGACTTTAAAACCCGTACTGAACTTATTGAAGTTGCTGAGATATTTAAAGGGAAAATCATCGATATTTCCCACGAATCATTGATTATAGAGTTAATTGGAGATTTAGATAAAATCGACGGTTTTTTAAGGCTGGTCCAGAAATTTGAGGTTTTAGAGATCTCAAGAACGGGAATAACCGCTATGCACAGGGGAGAAAAACAATAA